Proteins encoded in a region of the Hippopotamus amphibius kiboko isolate mHipAmp2 chromosome 11, mHipAmp2.hap2, whole genome shotgun sequence genome:
- the ZBTB12 gene encoding zinc finger and BTB domain-containing protein 12 → MASGVEVLRFQLPGHEAATLRNMNQLRAEERFCDVTIVADSLKFRGHKVILAACSPFLRDQFLLNPSSELQVSLMHSARIVADLLLSCYTGALEFAVRDIVNYLTAASYLQMEHVVEKCRNALSQFIEPKIGLKEDGVSDASLVSSVSATKSLLPPARTPKPAPKPPPPPPLPPPLLRPVKLEFPLDEDLELKAEEEDEDEDEDVSDICIVKVESALEVAHRLKPPGGLGGGLGLGGSVGSHLGELAQSSVPPSTVAPPQGVVKACYSLSEDAEGEGLLLIPGGRASVGATSGLVEAAAVAMAARGAGGSLGAGGSRGPLPGGFSSGNPLKNIKCTKCPEVFQGVEKLVFHMRAQHFIFMCPRCGKQFNHSSNLNRHMNVHRGVKSHSCGICGKCFTQKSTLHDHLNLHSGARPYRCSYCDVRFAHKPAIRRHLKEQHGKTTAENVLEASVAEINVLIR, encoded by the coding sequence ATGGCTTCTGGGGTGGAAGTCCTGCGCTTCCAGCTGCCCGGCCACGAGGCCGCTACGCTGCGGAACATGAACCAGCTCCGCGCAGAGGAGCGGTTCTGCGACGTGACCATTGTGGCCGACAGCCTCAAGTTCCGTGGCCACAAGGTCATCTTGGCCGCCTGCTCGCCGTTCCTGCGGGACCAGTTCCTgctgaatcccagctctgagcTGCAGGTCTCACTGATGCACAGTGCACGCATAGTGGCTGACCTGCTCCTCTCTTGCTATACGGGCGCCCTGGAATTCGCCGTCAGGGACATCGTTAACTACCTGACGGCCGCCTCCTACCTCCAGATGGAGCACGTGGTGGAGAAATGTCGGAATGCCCTCAGCCAGTTCATCGAGCCCAAAATAGGCCTCAAGGAGGATGGGGTCAGCGATGCCAGCCTTGTGAGCAGTGTCAGTGCCACCaaatccctcctccctcctgccaggACCCCAAAGCCAGCCCcgaaacccccacccccaccccctctcccccctccactTCTGCGGCCTGTGAAGCTGGAGTTCCCACTGGATGAGGACCTAGAGCTGAAGGCCGAGGAAGAGGACGAGGATGAGGACGAGGACGTGTCTGACATCTGCATCGTCAAGGTGGAATCGGCTCTGGAGGTGGCACACCGGCTCAAACCTCCCGGAGGCCTGGGAGGAGGTCTGGGCCTCGGAGGCTCTGTGGGCAGCCACCTTGGGGAGCTGGCCCAGAGCAGCGTGCCCCCCAGCACTGTGGCCCCACCGCAGGGTGTGGTGAAAGCCTGCTACAGTCTGTCCGAGGACGCGGAAGGGGAGGGCTTGCTGTTGATCCCAGGAGGCCGGGCCAGCGTGGGGGCCACCTCAGGCCTGGTGGAGGCAGCAGCGGTGGCCATGGctgcccggggggcggggggcagcctgggggcggggggcagtcgGGGACCCCTGCCCGGAGGCTTTTCCAGTGGAAATCCCTTAAAGAACATCAAGTGTACCAAGTGCCCGGAAGTGTTCCAGGGCGTGGAGAAGCTGGTCTTCCACATGCGGGCGCAGCACTTCATCTTCATGTGCCCGCGCTGCGGCAAGCAGTTCAACCACAGCAGCAACCTCAACCGCCACATGAACGTGCACCGTGGCGTCAAGTCGCACTCGTGTGGCATCTGCGGCAAGTGCTTCACGCAGAAGTCCACGCTGCACGACCACCTCAACCTCCACTCGGGAGCGAGGCCCTATCGCTGCTCCTACTGCGACGTGCGCTTCGCTCACAAGCCTGCCATTAGGCGGCACCTCAAGGAGCAGCACGGCAAGACCACGGCCGAGAACGTGCTGGAGGCCAGCGTGGCTGAGATCAACGTCCTCATCCGCTAG